One window of the Osmerus mordax isolate fOsmMor3 chromosome 2, fOsmMor3.pri, whole genome shotgun sequence genome contains the following:
- the rpe gene encoding ribulose-phosphate 3-epimerase, whose product MAYSAMIGPSILSSDLACLGSECERMMECGADYLHLDVMDGHFVPNITFGHPMVECLRKSVGLDPFFDMHMMVSRPEQWVKAMAAAGANQYTFHLEATTNAGNLIKDIRESGMKVGVAIKPGTTVEELAPWAGQIDMALVMTVEPGFGGQKFMEDMMPKVAWLRNQFPSLDIEVDGGVGPDTIHKCAEAGANMIVSGSAVVSSPDPRSVIALLRTVVVEAIQKRSLDR is encoded by the exons ATGGCTTACAGTGCCATGATCGGCCCATCCATTCTAAGCAGTGATCTCGCCTGCTTGGGTAGTGAGTGTGAGCGGATGATGGAGTGCGGGGCAGATTACCTCCATCTCGACGTTATGGACGG GCATTTCGTCCCAAACATCACGTTTGGCCATCCCATGGTGGAGTGCCTGAGGAAGTCTGTGGGACTGGACCCTTTTTTTG acATGCATATGATGGTGTCCAGGCCGGAGCAGTGGGTCAAGGCCATGGCAGCAGCAGGGGCCAACCAGTACACCTTCCATCTGGAGGCCACCACCAATGCTGGCAACCTCATTAAAGACATCCGGGAGAGTGGGATGAAG GTGGGCGTGGCCATCAAACCTGGTACTACAGTAGAGGAGTTGGCTCCCTGGGCAGGACAGATAGACATGGCCCTGGTCATGACTGTGGAACCTGGCTTTGGGGGACAGAAGTTTATGGAGGACATGATGCCCAAG gtgGCATGGCTGAGGAATCAATTCCCTTCGTTGGACATTGAGGTGGATGGAGGAGTGGGCCCTGACACCATCCACAAGTGTGCcgag gcggGGGCTAACATGATTGTGTCAGGCAGTGCAGTGGTGAGCAGCCCCGATCCTCGCTCTGTCATCGCTCTGCTGCGTACTGTGGTTGTTGAGGCAATCCAGAAACGCTCGCTGGATCGTTGA
- the LOC136960165 gene encoding NAD(P)H dehydrogenase [quinone] 1-like, giving the protein MAEKNVLIVYAHQSAGSFNAAAKDVAVEVLTAQGCKVEVSDLYSMKFTAVATAEDITGEVKDSTHFSYAEETKLAWQEGRLSNDIMAEHRKLTKADIVIFQFPMYWFSVPAIMKGWIDRVLTLGYAFTPEKRYTQGIFKEKKAMLSFTTGSQESMFSSNGINGDMNVTLWPLQNGILHYCGFQVLAPQIFWAPSGITSEARTTMLELWRTRLQGLQGETPLSFVPSDSFDREHGFQLKPELQMKHAHQEFGLTVGTHLGKPLPPNNQIKAGV; this is encoded by the exons ATGG CCGAGAAGAATGTTCTGATCGTGTATGCCCACCAGAGTGCTGGTTCATTCAATGCCGCAGCTAAAGATGTGGCTGTTGAGGTTCTGACTGCACAGGGCTGCAAGGTAGAGGTGTCTGACCTCTACAGTATGAAGTTCACAGCTGTTGCCACTGCAGAGGATATCACAG gagaggtgaaggactCTACGCACTTCTCTTATGCAGAAGAAACCAAACTAGCCTGGCAGGAGGGCCGGCTCTCTAATGACATCATGGCAGAGCACCGCAAACTCACCAAAGCGGACATCGTCATCTTCCAG TTCCCCATGTACTGGTTTTCTGTTCCTGCCATCATGAAGGGATGGATTGACCGCGTGCTTACTTTGGGCTATGCCTTTACCCCAGAGAAGAGGTACACCCAGGGTATCTTCAAG GAGAAGAAAGCCATGCTATCCTTCACCACTGGCTCTCAGGAGTCAATGTTCTCTTCCAACGGCATCAATGGAGACATGAATGTAACCCTGTGGCCTCTACAG AATGGGATCCTTCACTACTGTGGCTTTCAAGTTCTGGCTCCTCAGATTTTCTGGGCTCCATCTGGTATCACCTCTGAAGCCCGCACCACAATGCTGGAGCTCTGGCGAACCAGGCTTCAGGGGCTGCAAGGAGAAACTCCGCTGTCCTTTGTCCCTTCGGATAGTTTTGACAGGGAGCATGGCTTCCAGCTTAAACCAGAGCTTCAGATGAAGCATGCACACCAGGAGTTTGGCTTGACGGTCGGAACCCATCTGGGgaaacccctccctcccaacaaCCAGATCAAGGCTGGGGTTTGA
- the LOC136963513 gene encoding NAD(P)H dehydrogenase [quinone] 1-like, producing the protein MAEKNVLIVYAHQSAGSFNAAAKDVAVEVLTAQGCKVEVSDLYSMKFTAVATAEDITGEVKDSTHFSYAEETKLAWQEGRLSNDIMAEHRKLTKADIVIFQFPMYWFSVPAIMKGWIDRVLTLGYAFTPEKRYTQGIFKEKKAMLSFTTGSQESMFSSNGINGDMNVTLWPLQNGILHYCGFQVLAPQIFWAPSGITSEARTTMLELWRTRLQGLQGETPLSFVPSDSFDREHGFQLKPELQMKHAHQEFGLTVGTHLGKPLPPNNQIKAGI; encoded by the exons ATGG CCGAGAAGAATGTTCTGATCGTGTATGCCCACCAGAGTGCTGGTTCATTCAATGCCGCAGCTAAAGATGTGGCTGTTGAGGTTCTGACTGCACAGGGCTGCAAGGTAGAGGTGTCTGACCTCTACAGTATGAAGTTCACAGCTGTTGCCACTGCAGAGGATATCACAG gagaggtgaaggactCTACGCACTTCTCTTATGCAGAAGAAACCAAACTAGCCTGGCAGGAGGGCCGGCTCTCTAATGACATCATGGCAGAGCACCGCAAACTCACCAAAGCGGACATCGTCATCTTCCAG TTCCCCATGTACTGGTTTTCTGTTCCTGCCATCATGAAGGGATGGATTGACCGCGTGCTTACTTTGGGCTATGCCTTTACCCCAGAGAAGAGGTACACCCAGGGTATCTTCAAG GAGAAGAAAGCCATGCTATCCTTCACCACTGGCTCTCAGGAGTCAATGTTCTCTTCCAACGGCATCAATGGAGACATGAATGTAACCCTGTGGCCTCTACAG AATGGGATCCTTCACTACTGTGGCTTTCAAGTTCTGGCTCCTCAGATTTTCTGGGCTCCATCTGGTATCACCTCTGAAGCCCGCACCACAATGCTGGAGCTCTGGCGAACCAGGCTTCAGGGGCTGCAAGGAGAAACTCCGCTGTCCTTTGTCCCTTCGGATAGTTTTGACAGGGAGCATGGCTTCCAGCTTAAACCAGAGCTTCAGATGAAGCATGCACACCAGGAGTTTGGCTTGACGGTCGGAACCCATCTGGGgaaacccctccctcccaacaaCCAGATCAAGGCTGGGATTTGA